TGGGCGCCGACCTCGAAGTACTTGGCCCAGTCGCCCTCGAGGAGGGTCGCGACCTCGGCCGGGTCGGTGGGCAGGCCAGCCGCCTCGAACAGGTCGGAGCGGTAGCAGATGGCCTCGGGCCCGATGTCGGTGCCGTAGCCGATGAGGTTGCCGTCGGCGTCGGTCGCGGCCTCGGTCTTCCAGTCGAGCCAGCGGTCCTTCAGGTCGTTCGGGACCGGCGCGAGGAGGTCGGAGTACTTCATGACCTCGGGCAGCCAGTCGACCTCGATGGCCTCGATGTCGGCGAGGCCCTTCTTGCCGAGCTTCTGGAAGTAGTTTGCGCGGGCGTCGTTCGACGTGGCCGCCTTGTTGTGAACGATCTTCACCTCGGGGTGCTCGTCCTGGTAGGCGGCGAGCAGCTCATCGGTGTAGCCGAAGTCGTTGAAGGTCGCGACCGTCAGCGTGACGGGGCCATCGGACTCCGAGGGGGAACCGCTGCTGCCCGCGCAACCCGCGAGGACGATGGCGGAGGTGGATACGGCGACCGTCGCGATCGCGACGTGACGCAGTGCGCGTGATTTCACGTGTCACTCCTTTGTGGTGGACAAGTTCGAGGGACGCTCCCCGACACGGGACTTCTGCTGTGGGAGCGCTCTCACCGGACGGAGGAGACGCTATGGGATCGCTCCCACGGATGTCAAGGGAGCGCTCCCACGGAACGGTCACAGTTCGGTCACGGCCGGCGGGAGGGCCGGCTTTCCGCGGGCCGTAGACTGGACGCGATCATCCTCCCGACATCCGGAGCTTTCGTATGCCCACCATCGTCGTCGACGTCATGCCCAAGGCCGAGCTGCTGGACCCGCAGGGGAAGGCGGTCGCCGGCGCCCTCGACCGGATCGGCGTTGCCGGCTTCACCGGTGTCCGGATCGGCAAGCGCTTCGAGCTCGCCGTTGAAGGCGAGGTCGACGAGGCGCTCCTCGAGACGGTGCGCAAGGTCGCCGACGACGTCCTGTCGAACTCGGTGATCGAAGACGTCGTCGGCATCGAGGTGGTCGAATGACCGCCCGCGTCGGCGTCATCACCTTCCCCGGCTCGCTCGACGACCGCGACGCGCAGCGCGCTGTCCGGATCGCCGGCGGTGAGCCGGTCGCCCTCTGGCACGGCGACCACGACCTCAAGGGCGTCGACGCGCTCGTGCTGCCGGGCGGCTTCAGCTACGGCGACTACCTGCGCGCAGGGGCCATCGCGGCGCTCGCGCCGATCATGGCCGAGGTGAAGGATGCCGCGGCCAAGGGCATGCCGATCCTGGGCATCTGCAACGGCTTCCAGATGCTGGTCGAGGCCCATCTCCTGCCGGGCGGCCTCATCCGCAACGCGCACCAGCAGTTCATCTGCCGCGACCAGCGCCTGCGCGTCGAGAACACCTCGACCGCCTGGACGAGCGACTTCACCGAGGGCCAGGAGATCGTCATCCCCCTCAAGAACGGTGACGGCGGCTACATCGCGGATGCCGAGACCCGCGCCCGCATCGAGGGCGAAGGCCTCGTCGCCTTCCGGTACGTCGGGGTGAACCCCAACGGCTCCGTCGACGACATCGCCGGCCTCACCAACGAGCGCGGCAACGTCGTGGGACTCATGCCCCACCCCGAGCACGCCGTCGAGCCGGGCTTCGGTCCCGACACCTCCGCCGCCATGCGCTCGGGCGTCGACGGCCTGTCCTTCTTCACGTCGGCCCTCGCGGCGGTCGTCGGCGCCGCGGCGTAGCACCTGCATCGCTGCGGCGCGGCGGCATCCTTCCCCATCTTTGAAGTTCGGAGATTCGCGTCAACCTCGGACCGATACCGCGGTTTCGTCCTAATCCGGCGCGGATCTCCGAATTCGGTGCGGGTCGGCCGGGTCCGACGGCGGGCGGGTCAGACGGTGCCGGCGGGCGGCCAGACGCCGAGGATGATCGCCATCACGAGCACGGTCACGAGCTCGTGCGCGATGTTGAGCACCGTGAGCGAGGTCGGACGACCCTCGAACGCGTCGTGCGTGATGAACCGCGCCGCCGTGAAGCCGGCCCACAGGGCGACCGCCGTGACGATTGCGCCCCACAGCCAGCTGCCGCCGTAGAAGTGCCAGGCGATCGCGATCGAACCGGCGAGAACCCACGCCGTCACGAAGCTGACCAGCACCGTCACGAGGATCGGCACGACGGCCGTGGCGCCGGGGCGGTTCATGTCGACCTTGGCGAGCCGCGCCCATCGCGTGCCGAACACCTTCGGGGTGTACCAGATCGTGCCGACCACCATGCTCGAGGCCGTCGCGAGCAGCACCGCCCAGTAGTTGATCTCGGGGACCATCGTCGCCTCCTCGTCTCGCCGCGCACGGCATCCGCTGGCGCGAGGTTATCGCCGCCCTGCGGCGCCGCCCGCGCACCGCGCCGGTAGCGTGGAGCGGGTGAGCACCAGCATCCGGTCGATCGTCGTCTCCGTGCCCACCGAAGAGCTCGCGCAGGATCTCGGCCCCCTCCCCGAGGGCGTCGAGGTCGTCGTGTGGTCGATGGACGGTCCCGCCCCGCGCGAGGCGTTCGACATCGTCGTGCCGCCGTACATGAAGATGGCGAAGGTCCTCGACCGCCTGGAGGGCGTGGACGTCGGTCTCGTGCAGGGCCAGTCGATCGGCTACGAGGGCGTCGCTGACGTCCTCCCGCCGCACCTCCGCTTCGCGAATGCGACGACCGTCCACGAGACATCGACCGCTGAACTGGCCGTCGCCCTGACCCTCGCGTCGCAGCGGCAGCTCGACCTCTTCGCCGTCAACACCGCGAAGGGCGTGTGGGCCCCCGTCTTCGCCGAAAGCCTCGCGGACCGACGCGTGCTCCTGCTCGGCTTCGGCGGCATCGGCAAGGCCGTCGCCGCGCGCCTCCTTCCTTTCGAGGTCGAGCTGACGGCGGTCGCGAGCCGGGCGAGGGACGAGGACGGGATGCCGGTGCACGGCGTCGACGAGCTCCCCGACTTGCTGCCCCAGGCCGAGATCGTCATCGCGTCGCTCCCCGGCGGCGACGCGACGCGGCACCTCATCGACGACGCGTTCCTCGCGGCCCTGCCGGACGGAGCCCTCGTCGTCAACGTCGGTCGAGGACCCCTCATCGCCACCGACGCGCTCGTGGAGCACGTGAAGCGCGGGCGGATCCGGGCGGCGCTGGACGTGACCGACCCCGAGCCGCTCCCGGCGGACCACCCGCTGTGGGGGCTCCCCGGCGTGCTGATCTCGCCGCACGTCGGCGGCGCGTCGACCGCCATGCGGCCCCGCATCGCCCGTCTCGTGAAGCGGCAGGTCGAGCACCTGCTGCGCGGCGAGGAGCCGGAGAACGTCGTCATCGGCTGAGAGCGCGGGCGCTCCGTCGCGTGGAGGGTCGGCGCGTTTCGTCTGCGGCGCTGCGCGCCTCCGCTCAACGATCGGATGCTGAGCGGGCCGGCGGCCTGTGTCAGGCGTGGAAGAGGGAGTGGACGTCGCCGACGACCTCGCGTCCGCCGAGTGCGTCGAGCTCCATGAGCACGCTCGTGCCGACCACCGTGCCGCCGAGGGCCGCGACCAGCGAGTGTGCGGCCT
This genomic interval from Microbacterium sp. 4R-513 contains the following:
- the purS gene encoding phosphoribosylformylglycinamidine synthase subunit PurS, whose translation is MPTIVVDVMPKAELLDPQGKAVAGALDRIGVAGFTGVRIGKRFELAVEGEVDEALLETVRKVADDVLSNSVIEDVVGIEVVE
- the purQ gene encoding phosphoribosylformylglycinamidine synthase subunit PurQ, with translation MTARVGVITFPGSLDDRDAQRAVRIAGGEPVALWHGDHDLKGVDALVLPGGFSYGDYLRAGAIAALAPIMAEVKDAAAKGMPILGICNGFQMLVEAHLLPGGLIRNAHQQFICRDQRLRVENTSTAWTSDFTEGQEIVIPLKNGDGGYIADAETRARIEGEGLVAFRYVGVNPNGSVDDIAGLTNERGNVVGLMPHPEHAVEPGFGPDTSAAMRSGVDGLSFFTSALAAVVGAAA
- a CDS encoding DUF1761 domain-containing protein, producing MVPEINYWAVLLATASSMVVGTIWYTPKVFGTRWARLAKVDMNRPGATAVVPILVTVLVSFVTAWVLAGSIAIAWHFYGGSWLWGAIVTAVALWAGFTAARFITHDAFEGRPTSLTVLNIAHELVTVLVMAIILGVWPPAGTV
- a CDS encoding 2-hydroxyacid dehydrogenase, translated to MSTSIRSIVVSVPTEELAQDLGPLPEGVEVVVWSMDGPAPREAFDIVVPPYMKMAKVLDRLEGVDVGLVQGQSIGYEGVADVLPPHLRFANATTVHETSTAELAVALTLASQRQLDLFAVNTAKGVWAPVFAESLADRRVLLLGFGGIGKAVAARLLPFEVELTAVASRARDEDGMPVHGVDELPDLLPQAEIVIASLPGGDATRHLIDDAFLAALPDGALVVNVGRGPLIATDALVEHVKRGRIRAALDVTDPEPLPADHPLWGLPGVLISPHVGGASTAMRPRIARLVKRQVEHLLRGEEPENVVIG